From one Lolium rigidum isolate FL_2022 chromosome 4, APGP_CSIRO_Lrig_0.1, whole genome shotgun sequence genomic stretch:
- the LOC124649550 gene encoding polycomb group protein EMF2B-like, with amino-acid sequence MPGLALPNHHAVNNGCAFSYPRSADQMCGQQSRAQLSPDEELTLEECLALYRKPVELYNIIQLRAIKNPPSLQRCLSYKIDAKRKRRIQISVSISGSTNTELPAHGIFPLYVLFARATSNDPLDGNSPVYRFSRACLLTSFSESGDSDHSKATFSIPDLKSLATSQVSNHNIILISCGQLGQHLSENFSENHMEYSSRQKLGGQCTWGKIPIDLLCSALDNCVTLSLGRTVELTPQISMSPGFIEPTFLVDGSCLTFCSQKAYATGSYELRASIDAQEAGAKDMHLSPYSCYSYDDIPLSSLPHIIRLRTGNVLFNYKHCKKFLKSEVTEDFSCSFCLVQCGSFKGLEYHLTSSHELFHFEFWVSEDYQAVNVSLKIDTRRAQLLTTAGDDRSKRVFFYRSRFKKRCRRLGTTIEKTKHVHPHIMEPGSPRKTVPVDKGISVVQTSIDSHPALHCNNHLTPAVPLFGKTTKLSIDRADPRNRLLLEHQFFHSQKAQKMELEDVLADHDSEDEIDNDITDFEDMTRLDGFSNVTKDEKHIMHMWNSFVRRQRVLADGHIRWACDAFSRQHGQELVQNPALRWCWRLVMIKLWKHGLLDARTMNACNKFLDDLESESSCPKQT; translated from the exons ATGCCTGGTCTAGCTTTACCTAACCATCACGCAGT GAACAATGGATGCGCTTTCAGTTACCCCAGGTCTGCAGACCAGATGTGCGGTCAGCAGTCAAGAGCTCAGTTATCTCCAGATGAGGAACTCACCCTTGAGGAATGTTTGGCATTATACCGCAAACCAGTTGAGCTGTACAATATTATTCAACTAAGAGCCATTAAAAAT CCCCCTTCGCTTCAAAGATGTCTTTCTTATAAGATAGACGCAAAACGGAAAAGGAG GATACAGATATCGGTATCAATTTCTGGAAGCACGAATACTGAGTTGCCAGCACATGGTATTTTTCCTCTCTATGTTCTGTTTGCTAGAGCTACTAGTAATGATCCGCTTGATGGG AATTCTCCAGTGTATCGATTCAGCCGGGCTTGTCTCCTGACTTCCTTTAGTGAATCTGGAGACAGTGACCACAGTAAAGCTACATTCAGCATCCCCGATTTGAAGAGTTTAGCAACCTCGCAAGTTTCAAACCATAACATTATCCTTATTAGTTGTG gccaacttggacAACATCTTAGTGAAAACTTCTCAGAGAACCACATGGAGTATTCTTCTCGCCAAA AGCTTGGCGGCCAATGTACCTGGGGTAAAATACCAATTGATTTACTTTGCTCAGCTCTGGATAATTGCGTAACTTTAAGTTTGGGGCGTACTGTGGAATTGACTCCACAAATAAGTATGAGCCCAGGCTTCATAGAG CCAACATTTCTCGTGGATGGCAGTTGCTTGACATTTTGCTCTCAAAAGGCATATGCTACA GGTTCATATGAGCTACGAGCAAGCatagatgcacaagaggctggtgCAAAAGACATGCATTTATCTCCTTATAGTTGTTACTCATATGATGATATCCCACTTTCGTCATTACCACATATCATAAG GTTAAGAACAGGGAATGTACTCTTTAACTACAAGCACTGCAAAAAGTTCCTAAAAAGTGAag TTACGGAAGATTTTTCTTGCTCATTTTGCTTGGTACAGTGTGGAAGCTTCAAG GGTCTCGAATATCATTTAACCTCATCACACGAGCTGTTCCACTTTGAATTCTGG GTATCTGAAGACTACCAAGCTGTTAATGTAAGTCTGAAGATTGATACCAGGCGAGCGCAG CTTCTAACTACTGCAGGAGATGACCGAAGCAAGAGAGTATTTTTCTACCG ATCAAGGTTTAAGAAGAGGTGTAGAAGATTAGGAACAACAATCGAGAAGACCAAGCATGTACATCCCCATATCATGGAACCAGGATCACCTCGAAAGACTGTTCCTGTGGACAAAG GGATTTCTGTGGTGCAAACATCAATTGATTCTCATCCAGCATTGCATTGTAACAATCACTTAACACCAGCAGTTCCACTGTTTGGGAAGACAACGAAGCTATCCATTGATCGAGCTGACCCCAGAAA TCGTCTACTGCTGGAACACCAGTTCTTCCATTCTCAGAAGGCACAG AAAATGGAACTAGAAGATGTTTTGGCAGATCATGACAGTGAAGATGAAATTGATAATGACATCACTGACTTTGAAGATATGACG AGGCTTGATGGTTTCTCTAATGTTACAAAAGACGAGAAGCATATTATGCATATGTGGAATTCATTTGTTCGAAGACAAAG GGTACTAGCCGATGGTCATATACGTTGGGCTTGTGACGCATTCTCCCGGCAGCATGGACAAGAGCTCGTGCAAAATCCTGCTCTACGATG GTGTTGGCGACTCGTTATGATCAAGCTCTGGAAGCACGGTCTGCTAGACGCTCGCACCATGAACGCCTGCAACAAGTTTCTCGACGACTTGGAAAGCGAAAGCTCCTGCCCCAAGCAAACGTGA